One segment of Microbacterium arborescens DNA contains the following:
- a CDS encoding protealysin inhibitor emfourin: MPDTEGGTSSPLRIVVERSGGFAGLTRTWRVEPSDAERGLWLELVRRCPWDEPAPSASAPGADRFRWHIVVSDSEATHQADLADDLTSPWRSLVDAVRSGQPPEPEDRQSPGPS; encoded by the coding sequence ATGCCTGACACCGAAGGCGGCACATCGAGTCCGCTGCGCATCGTGGTCGAACGCAGCGGCGGGTTCGCGGGGCTGACACGGACCTGGCGGGTCGAGCCGAGCGACGCGGAACGCGGTCTGTGGCTCGAGCTGGTCCGGCGCTGCCCCTGGGACGAGCCGGCACCGTCCGCGTCAGCTCCGGGAGCCGACCGATTCCGCTGGCACATCGTCGTCTCCGACAGCGAGGCCACGCACCAGGCGGACCTCGCCGACGACCTCACGTCGCCGTGGCGGTCGCTGGTCGACGCGGTACGGTCGGGGCAACCGCCCGAGCCCGAAGACCGTCAATCCCCCGGCCCCTCGTGA
- a CDS encoding GNAT family N-acetyltransferase, whose amino-acid sequence MLEEDSNRDRRRLPRHLRRPAEPERPFSYEIRPVRPDDLPDIREIYNYYVTNSVVTFDEKRWSLAQWRQKYDYLTKLTLPFLVAVSPTGQILGYALASPWNGKTGFRYTAETSIYLGQAATGKGLGRALLEALIEACRELGLREIVAVVSDKGAEASVALHERFGFVEVGRMGRVGHKFGRWLGTIYLQKSLEQPRKGLRGLFAPKSG is encoded by the coding sequence ATGCTCGAGGAGGACTCCAATCGCGATCGCCGCCGCCTTCCGCGGCACCTGCGTCGCCCGGCTGAACCGGAACGGCCTTTCTCGTACGAGATCCGTCCGGTGCGGCCCGATGATCTTCCCGATATCCGCGAGATCTACAACTACTACGTGACCAACTCGGTCGTGACCTTCGATGAGAAGCGATGGTCGCTGGCGCAATGGCGCCAGAAGTACGACTACCTGACGAAGCTCACGCTGCCGTTCCTCGTCGCGGTGTCGCCGACCGGGCAGATCCTGGGGTACGCCCTCGCGTCGCCGTGGAATGGGAAGACCGGGTTCCGGTACACCGCCGAGACCTCGATCTATCTCGGCCAAGCCGCGACCGGCAAGGGGCTGGGGCGTGCGCTGCTCGAAGCCCTCATCGAAGCGTGCCGTGAGCTGGGTCTGCGCGAGATCGTCGCCGTCGTGAGCGACAAGGGCGCCGAAGCCTCCGTCGCCCTGCACGAGCGGTTCGGGTTCGTCGAGGTCGGCCGGATGGGGCGCGTGGGTCACAAGTTCGGCCGGTGGCTCGGCACGATCTACCTGCAGAAGTCTCTCGAACAGCCGAGGAAGGGTCTCCGCGGGCTCTTCGCCCCGAAGTCCGGCTGA
- a CDS encoding uracil-DNA glycosylase has translation MARDWAEALQPVAGDIAALGDRLRAETASGRGYLPAGDHVLRAFRRPMADVRVLIVGQDPYPTPGHPIGLSFAVDAHVRPLPRSLGNIYRELESDLGIPPASHGELSAWSDQGVLLLNRVLTVAPGAPASHRGWGWERVTEHAIRALAAREQPLVAILWGKDAATLRPLLGDTAIVASPHPSPLSASRGFFGSRPFSRANELLVERGGAPIDWRIPEA, from the coding sequence ATGGCTCGCGACTGGGCTGAGGCGCTGCAGCCGGTCGCCGGCGACATCGCTGCGCTGGGCGACCGGTTACGCGCGGAGACCGCCTCGGGTCGCGGCTACCTGCCGGCGGGCGACCACGTGCTGCGCGCCTTCCGCCGGCCGATGGCTGACGTCCGCGTCCTGATCGTCGGCCAGGATCCTTATCCGACTCCCGGGCATCCGATCGGTCTCTCATTCGCGGTCGACGCGCATGTGCGTCCGCTGCCGCGCAGCCTCGGCAACATCTACCGAGAACTCGAATCCGACCTCGGCATCCCGCCCGCGTCGCACGGCGAACTGTCTGCGTGGAGCGACCAGGGCGTTCTCCTGCTGAACCGGGTGCTGACCGTCGCACCCGGCGCGCCCGCTTCGCACCGCGGCTGGGGGTGGGAACGCGTCACCGAGCACGCGATCCGCGCTCTCGCGGCCCGCGAGCAGCCGCTCGTCGCGATTCTGTGGGGGAAGGATGCCGCGACTCTGCGTCCGCTCCTCGGCGACACCGCGATCGTCGCATCGCCTCATCCCTCACCGCTCTCCGCGAGCCGCGGCTTCTTCGGCTCGCGACCGTTCTCACGCGCGAACGAGTTGCTCGTGGAGCGCGGCGGTGCACCGATCGACTGGCGCATCCCGGAGGCCTGA
- a CDS encoding MFS transporter codes for MSTTLRTSALGVTAGLIGWFILVEIVSGILQGYYVPLFSDIVTELGIHDSDVNWFEAAQLLLSALVVPVLAKLGDMYGHKRILLIAAVLTAGATWWLAFAASFWTFLIAWALQGFYVVWLPLEIALIFERGRQQSRGVSLTRRAAGLLVVGLQAGAIVGALAAGRIYAATAGDMTLTLIVPAVAVTLVAVVIWLWVPESTPEPGRRRLDSRGFVLLAFALLLVTSALTFLRLNGPGALWVWALLLAGIVGFVLFGRFELRQPDPAVDVRMLARPEMWPVQATAFLVGISLLGAQGPLSTYAGTDPSLGYGLGLDATDRSNVIGVYLVSLIVGAVLFAVTSRRASPRIVLIVAALLVGVGYALFLPFHRELWQVLLNLGVAGLGCGALVGAMPAAAAAAAPRGQTGVGSAMTNTTKTIGGTLSSAVFGVVLAAGAGVVASETAASLGGYLTVWAICAAGGFVAAVLLFMVPRVAFADADESPAAPSADESDEAVAQPRG; via the coding sequence GTGTCGACGACGCTGCGAACCTCCGCCCTGGGCGTCACCGCGGGCCTGATCGGGTGGTTCATCCTGGTCGAGATCGTCAGCGGCATCCTGCAGGGCTACTACGTCCCGCTCTTCAGCGATATCGTCACCGAGCTCGGGATCCACGACTCCGACGTCAACTGGTTCGAAGCCGCCCAGCTGCTGCTGTCGGCCCTCGTCGTCCCGGTGCTCGCCAAGCTCGGCGACATGTACGGGCACAAGCGGATCCTGCTGATCGCCGCGGTCCTGACGGCCGGCGCGACCTGGTGGCTGGCGTTCGCGGCATCCTTCTGGACCTTCCTCATCGCCTGGGCTCTGCAGGGGTTCTACGTCGTGTGGCTCCCCCTCGAGATCGCGCTCATCTTCGAGCGCGGCAGACAGCAGAGCCGCGGCGTATCGCTCACCCGCCGGGCCGCGGGGCTTCTCGTGGTCGGGCTGCAGGCAGGCGCCATCGTGGGCGCGCTGGCTGCCGGACGGATCTACGCGGCGACGGCCGGTGACATGACGCTCACCCTCATCGTTCCCGCCGTGGCCGTGACCCTCGTCGCCGTCGTCATCTGGCTCTGGGTGCCGGAGTCGACGCCGGAACCGGGCAGGCGTCGTCTGGACTCGCGCGGGTTCGTCCTCCTCGCCTTCGCGCTCCTGCTCGTCACCAGTGCGCTGACCTTCCTCCGTCTGAACGGTCCCGGGGCGCTGTGGGTGTGGGCGCTCCTGCTGGCGGGGATCGTGGGCTTCGTGCTCTTCGGGCGCTTCGAACTGCGTCAGCCTGACCCCGCGGTCGACGTCAGGATGCTCGCACGACCCGAGATGTGGCCGGTGCAAGCGACCGCGTTCCTCGTCGGTATCAGCCTTCTCGGGGCGCAGGGGCCGCTGTCGACCTACGCCGGCACCGATCCGTCGCTCGGCTACGGCCTCGGGCTCGACGCGACCGACCGGTCGAACGTCATCGGTGTCTACCTCGTGTCACTCATCGTGGGTGCCGTCCTGTTCGCGGTGACGTCGCGGCGGGCGAGCCCGCGGATCGTGCTCATCGTCGCGGCCCTGCTCGTCGGTGTCGGCTACGCCCTCTTCCTGCCGTTCCACCGCGAGCTCTGGCAGGTGCTGCTGAACCTCGGTGTCGCAGGTCTCGGCTGCGGCGCGCTGGTCGGTGCCATGCCTGCCGCGGCTGCCGCCGCCGCTCCACGCGGGCAGACCGGTGTGGGTTCGGCCATGACCAACACGACCAAGACCATCGGCGGGACGTTGTCGTCGGCGGTCTTCGGCGTCGTGCTCGCCGCCGGGGCAGGCGTCGTCGCGAGCGAGACCGCAGCGTCGCTCGGCGGCTATCTCACGGTGTGGGCCATCTGCGCCGCCGGCGGCTTCGTCGCAGCCGTTCTGTTGTTCATGGTGCCGAGAGTCGCGTTCGCCGATGCCGACGAGTCGCCGGCTGCGCCATCGGCGGACGAGTCGGACGAGGCGGTGGCTCAGCCGCGAGGATGA
- a CDS encoding SDR family oxidoreductase, producing the protein MTRRAVVTGASSGIGEAVVRALRTSGWDVVGVARRADRLEALDAEVGSASFAADLTSEADVAALTEHLAASGDLHALVHVAGGARGTDRVEDGAPEDWQWMFEANVLSAQRLTAALLPLLRRGVAAGGGHADTVYVTSTAAQTAYPGGAGYNAAKAGESMLVHALRLELNGEPIRVVEIAPGMVRTEEFTLNRLGGDHEAADRLYEGVEQPLVAADVADVIAYALNAPGHVNLDLVTMRPVAQSAQHLLARGPLRPRSAEA; encoded by the coding sequence ATGACGCGACGTGCAGTGGTCACCGGTGCCAGCTCGGGAATCGGCGAGGCGGTCGTCCGCGCGCTGCGCACCTCCGGTTGGGATGTGGTGGGGGTCGCGCGCCGAGCCGACCGCCTCGAGGCGCTCGATGCCGAGGTCGGCTCAGCATCGTTCGCCGCCGATCTGACGAGCGAGGCGGATGTCGCGGCGCTCACCGAGCACCTCGCAGCCTCGGGTGACCTCCACGCCCTCGTCCACGTCGCCGGTGGAGCCCGCGGCACCGACCGCGTCGAAGACGGCGCGCCCGAGGACTGGCAGTGGATGTTCGAGGCGAACGTCCTGTCGGCGCAACGGCTGACGGCTGCGCTCCTTCCTCTGCTGCGGCGAGGGGTGGCAGCCGGCGGCGGTCACGCCGACACCGTCTACGTCACCTCGACCGCAGCCCAGACCGCGTACCCCGGCGGTGCCGGTTACAACGCCGCGAAGGCGGGAGAGTCGATGCTCGTCCACGCGCTCCGACTGGAGCTGAACGGCGAGCCCATCCGCGTGGTCGAGATCGCCCCCGGCATGGTGCGTACCGAGGAGTTCACGCTGAATCGTCTCGGCGGCGATCACGAGGCGGCCGACCGCCTGTACGAGGGCGTCGAGCAGCCGCTCGTCGCCGCCGATGTGGCCGATGTCATCGCCTACGCGCTGAACGCCCCCGGGCACGTCAACCTCGACCTCGTGACGATGCGTCCCGTCGCGCAGTCCGCACAGCACCTGCTCGCGCGGGGACCCCTGCGTCCGCGATCGGCCGAGGCGTGA
- a CDS encoding bifunctional o-acetylhomoserine/o-acetylserine sulfhydrylase, whose product MSAPENWRFETKQIHTGAAPDPVTKARATPIYQTTSYVFDNSDHAANLFSLAEFGNIYTRIQNPTQDVVEQRLAALEGGTAALLVASGQAAETFAILNIAEAGDHFVASSSIYGGTYNLFKYTLAKLGIEVTFVENQDDLDEWRRAVRPNTKLFFAETIGNPQINVLDIRGVSDVAHEAGVPLIVDNTIATPYLIRPFEHGADIVVHSATKFLGGHGTVIGGVIVDGGSFPWSEHSERFPGLTTPDPSYHGAVYTQAVGDGLAYVIKARVQLLRDLGAAISPQSAWLLIQGIETLSLRIERHVQNAQEIAEWLENHDDIASVNYSGLPTSPWYAAANRYAPKGVGAVLSFELKGGVAAGRAFVDSLQLFSHLANIGDVRSLVIHPASTTHSQLTPEQQLTTGVTPGLVRLSVGLENIDDLKADLEQALAAARDVVEAARA is encoded by the coding sequence ATGTCCGCACCCGAGAACTGGCGCTTCGAGACGAAGCAGATCCACACCGGGGCCGCGCCCGACCCGGTCACGAAGGCACGCGCGACGCCGATCTACCAGACGACCTCGTACGTCTTCGACAACTCCGACCACGCCGCGAACCTCTTCTCTCTGGCCGAGTTCGGCAACATCTACACGCGCATCCAGAACCCCACGCAGGATGTCGTCGAGCAGCGCCTCGCCGCGCTCGAGGGCGGCACCGCCGCACTCCTGGTCGCATCGGGTCAGGCGGCCGAGACCTTCGCGATCCTCAACATCGCCGAGGCGGGAGATCACTTCGTCGCCTCGAGCTCGATCTACGGCGGCACCTACAACCTGTTCAAGTACACGCTCGCCAAGCTCGGCATCGAGGTCACGTTCGTCGAGAACCAGGACGACCTCGACGAGTGGCGCCGCGCGGTACGGCCCAACACGAAGCTCTTCTTCGCCGAGACGATCGGCAACCCGCAGATCAACGTCCTCGACATCCGCGGTGTCTCCGACGTCGCCCACGAGGCCGGCGTACCGCTCATCGTCGACAACACGATCGCGACCCCGTACCTCATCCGCCCCTTCGAGCACGGAGCCGACATCGTGGTCCACTCCGCGACGAAGTTCCTCGGCGGCCACGGCACGGTCATCGGCGGCGTCATCGTCGACGGCGGCAGCTTCCCCTGGTCCGAGCACTCCGAGCGCTTCCCGGGACTGACGACGCCCGACCCCTCGTATCACGGCGCCGTCTACACGCAGGCTGTCGGCGACGGCCTCGCCTATGTCATCAAGGCCCGCGTGCAGCTGCTGCGCGACCTCGGCGCCGCGATCTCGCCGCAGAGCGCCTGGCTGCTCATTCAGGGCATCGAGACGCTCTCGCTGCGCATCGAGCGTCACGTGCAGAACGCGCAGGAGATCGCCGAATGGCTCGAGAACCACGATGACATCGCGTCGGTGAACTACTCCGGTCTGCCGACCTCGCCGTGGTACGCCGCAGCCAACCGCTACGCGCCCAAGGGCGTCGGCGCCGTGCTGTCTTTCGAGCTGAAGGGCGGCGTGGCCGCCGGCCGCGCGTTCGTCGACTCGCTGCAGCTGTTCAGCCACCTGGCGAACATCGGCGACGTGCGTTCGCTGGTCATCCACCCCGCGTCGACGACCCACTCGCAGCTCACCCCGGAGCAGCAGCTCACGACGGGTGTCACCCCCGGGCTCGTCCGTCTGTCCGTCGGTCTCGAGAACATCGACGACCTCAAGGCCGACCTCGAGCAGGCCCTCGCGGCCGCGCGCGACGTCGTCGAGGCAGCGCGCGCCTGA
- a CDS encoding TerC family protein, with the protein MDITPLVWIITIAVTIAFFVYEFFAHVRTPHEPTIAESARWSAFYIGLALIFGVVIGFVPGWGWVFAGEYFAGYLTEKALSIDNLFVFLIIMTGFAVPKKYQQKVLMIGIVIALIMRGAFIAIGAALIDNFSWIFYIFGALLLFLAYRQAFSHGDSDPANGKFMRFVRRHLPVTDEYNGDKLTVRKDGKRFVTPMLLVIIAIGFIDLVFAVDSIPAIYGLTNEAYIVFTANAFALMGLRQLFFLIGGLLERLVYLAQGLAVILAFIGVKLVFHALHVNELPFINGGEPLLWVPEIPIWFSLLFIAATVAVATIASLRKTRGDKAKNDREQVQGEQITTASDAD; encoded by the coding sequence GTGGACATCACTCCGCTCGTATGGATCATCACCATCGCGGTGACCATCGCCTTCTTCGTGTACGAGTTCTTCGCGCACGTGCGCACTCCGCACGAGCCGACGATCGCCGAATCGGCGCGCTGGTCGGCGTTCTACATCGGCCTCGCCCTCATCTTCGGCGTGGTCATCGGGTTCGTGCCGGGCTGGGGCTGGGTGTTCGCGGGCGAGTACTTCGCGGGCTACCTGACCGAGAAGGCGCTGTCGATCGACAACCTCTTCGTCTTCCTCATCATCATGACCGGCTTCGCCGTTCCCAAGAAGTACCAGCAGAAGGTGCTGATGATCGGCATCGTGATCGCGCTCATCATGCGCGGCGCGTTCATCGCCATCGGTGCGGCCCTCATCGACAACTTCTCGTGGATCTTTTACATCTTCGGCGCGCTGCTGCTCTTCCTCGCGTACCGTCAGGCGTTCTCCCACGGCGACTCCGACCCGGCGAACGGCAAGTTCATGCGCTTCGTCCGTCGTCACCTCCCCGTGACCGACGAGTACAACGGCGACAAGCTGACCGTCCGCAAGGACGGCAAGCGCTTCGTCACGCCGATGCTCCTGGTCATCATCGCGATCGGCTTCATCGACCTGGTCTTCGCGGTCGACTCGATCCCCGCCATCTACGGCCTGACCAACGAGGCTTACATCGTGTTCACGGCGAACGCCTTCGCTCTGATGGGTCTGCGTCAGCTGTTCTTCCTCATCGGCGGCCTGCTCGAACGTCTGGTCTACCTCGCGCAGGGCCTGGCCGTCATCCTGGCCTTCATCGGTGTGAAGCTCGTCTTCCACGCGCTCCACGTCAACGAGCTGCCCTTCATCAACGGCGGCGAGCCCCTGTTGTGGGTCCCCGAGATCCCCATCTGGTTCTCGCTGCTGTTCATCGCGGCCACCGTCGCCGTCGCCACCATCGCCAGTCTGCGCAAGACCCGCGGCGACAAGGCGAAGAACGACCGCGAGCAGGTTCAGGGCGAGCAGATCACGACGGCGTCCGACGCCGACTGA
- a CDS encoding DUF2332 domain-containing protein — MDAGTSRRYHAFADWARGSSPTYAEWAEGIAGDDELTERISRLGERRGQPNLVFAAARWAGCGLEPFAVWRDRLLAEWDRVAAITAERRTQTNEVGRCATLLPPLSHIEGPIALLETGTAAGLCLYPDRYAYEYSSAEEGPLRTIVPERPDAAALPMLRCRVDDPGAIPETIPDIVWRAGIDLAPIDVGDADAVAWLETLIWPGPVHDERIERLRAAVDVARSDPPRIVPGDILDRLPEVAAESPPDATLVVFHSAVLLYLDAAERRRFADLVSTLGARVNRRVVWISNETAGTLPEIDGRMPQGVDATGSFIQTVDGMPVALAGQHGATYEVSALRS, encoded by the coding sequence ATGGACGCAGGGACCTCTCGTCGCTACCATGCCTTCGCCGACTGGGCCCGGGGCAGCTCGCCCACCTATGCCGAATGGGCCGAGGGGATCGCCGGCGACGACGAGCTGACCGAGCGGATCTCGCGACTCGGCGAACGTCGTGGCCAGCCGAACCTCGTCTTCGCCGCGGCGCGCTGGGCCGGGTGCGGGCTCGAACCGTTCGCCGTCTGGCGAGACAGGCTGCTCGCGGAGTGGGATCGCGTGGCGGCCATCACCGCGGAGCGCCGTACGCAGACGAACGAGGTCGGTCGCTGCGCCACGCTCCTACCGCCCCTCTCGCACATCGAGGGTCCGATCGCCCTGCTCGAGACCGGCACCGCCGCAGGCCTCTGCCTCTACCCCGACCGGTACGCGTACGAGTACTCGTCAGCCGAGGAAGGTCCGCTTCGGACGATCGTCCCCGAGCGACCGGATGCCGCCGCGCTCCCCATGCTGCGCTGCCGCGTCGACGACCCCGGTGCCATCCCCGAGACCATCCCCGACATCGTCTGGCGGGCCGGCATCGACCTCGCCCCGATCGACGTGGGCGATGCCGACGCCGTCGCCTGGCTCGAGACCCTCATCTGGCCGGGTCCCGTGCACGACGAACGCATCGAGCGCCTCCGCGCCGCTGTCGACGTGGCTCGGTCCGACCCGCCGCGCATCGTCCCCGGCGACATCCTCGACCGCCTCCCCGAGGTCGCCGCTGAGAGCCCTCCCGACGCGACGCTCGTGGTGTTCCACAGCGCTGTGCTCCTGTACCTCGACGCTGCCGAGCGTCGCCGCTTCGCCGACCTCGTGAGCACTCTCGGGGCGAGGGTGAACCGCCGGGTCGTCTGGATCTCGAACGAGACCGCCGGCACCCTGCCGGAGATCGACGGGCGGATGCCGCAGGGCGTCGACGCCACGGGGAGTTTCATCCAGACCGTCGACGGGATGCCGGTCGCGCTCGCGGGCCAGCACGGCGCGACCTACGAGGTATCAGCGCTCCGGTCGTGA
- the metX gene encoding homoserine O-acetyltransferase MetX — protein MDWQTSEDTVPSAPITEADARLLRGRPPATGAWRDGDPVGHRSFGAFGPLVTESGEQLPSFRLAYETWGELSPERDNAVLVLHALTGDSHLRGDAGPGHPTAGWWEDIVGPGLAIDTDRWFVVAPNMLGGCQGSTGPSSISSDGYEWAARFPYLTIRDQVVAQVRLADALGIEVWAAVVGGSMGGMHALEWGVGHPDRLDRLAILAAPPVNTADQIALNSVQLEAIRIDPRFQDGEYYDAADGDGPHRGLALARRMALLNYRSPTELNLRFQRTWQSGKSPLGLGGRFAVESYLDFHGNKFTRRFDANSYITLVEAMNSHDVGRDRGGVDDALSRVTARTLVLGIDSDRLFPVEGQHRIARGIRSTIDDAAVVISSDFGHDAFLIETPTVGAHLRRLLEG, from the coding sequence ATGGACTGGCAGACCTCCGAAGACACGGTGCCGAGCGCGCCGATCACGGAGGCCGATGCGCGCCTGTTGCGCGGACGGCCGCCCGCCACGGGCGCGTGGCGCGACGGCGACCCTGTCGGACACCGGAGCTTCGGCGCCTTCGGTCCGCTCGTCACCGAGAGCGGCGAGCAGCTGCCGAGCTTCCGCCTCGCCTACGAGACCTGGGGCGAGCTGTCTCCCGAGCGCGACAACGCCGTGCTCGTGCTCCACGCCCTCACCGGCGACAGCCATCTGCGCGGCGACGCGGGTCCCGGACACCCGACGGCCGGCTGGTGGGAGGACATCGTCGGTCCCGGCCTGGCGATCGACACCGATCGCTGGTTCGTCGTCGCCCCGAACATGCTGGGCGGCTGCCAGGGCTCGACGGGCCCCTCCTCGATCTCGTCCGACGGCTACGAATGGGCGGCGAGGTTCCCCTACCTCACGATCCGCGATCAGGTCGTCGCGCAGGTGCGGCTGGCCGACGCCCTCGGAATCGAGGTGTGGGCGGCGGTCGTCGGCGGATCGATGGGCGGAATGCACGCGCTCGAGTGGGGCGTCGGTCACCCCGACCGCCTGGACCGACTCGCGATCCTTGCCGCGCCGCCCGTCAACACCGCCGACCAGATCGCACTGAACTCGGTCCAGCTCGAAGCCATCCGCATCGACCCCCGGTTCCAGGACGGCGAGTACTACGACGCGGCCGACGGCGACGGCCCGCACCGCGGCCTCGCGCTCGCGCGCCGGATGGCGCTGCTGAACTACCGCAGTCCGACCGAGCTGAACCTGCGCTTCCAGCGCACCTGGCAGTCGGGCAAGAGCCCCCTGGGTCTGGGCGGGCGCTTCGCGGTGGAGAGCTACCTCGACTTCCACGGCAACAAGTTCACGCGACGCTTCGACGCCAACAGCTACATCACCCTCGTCGAGGCGATGAACTCACACGACGTCGGCCGAGACCGCGGCGGCGTCGACGACGCTCTGTCACGCGTGACGGCGCGCACGCTCGTGCTCGGCATCGATTCCGATCGACTGTTCCCGGTCGAGGGGCAGCACCGCATCGCACGCGGCATCCGATCGACGATCGACGACGCGGCGGTGGTGATCTCGAGTGATTTCGGGCACGACGCCTTCCTCATCGAGACGCCGACCGTCGGCGCTCACCTGCGACGGCTGCTCGAGGGCTGA
- a CDS encoding MFS transporter, protein MTEFVVMGLLPEIAGELLPSVYASDPEAAIAQAGWLITLYAAGVVVGAPTIAGIVAKYPRHRVMVFLALALTLGNALTLILPTFELVAASRFLAALPHGAYFGIGALVAADVLGPGKRAQGVAFVLTGLTIANVVGVPLGTFLGQQFGWRAAFLVVAAIFALATVAIALTVPHHAGEPSRTLRAELRVFGIGQVWFALGIGAIGFGGFFAVYSYVATLVTEAAGSPQWAVPIVLVVAGVGMTIGNLVGGRLADRDLRRSLLGGLLALAVVQALLALTAGWIVAVGLFVFLVGFFSSALSPTIQTRLMDVAGDNQSIAAALNHSALNMGNALGAALGGAVIAAGLGYVAPVWVGVVLALAGLGVACASFVVEARARRRTSPQVERSGTPAPPC, encoded by the coding sequence ATGACGGAGTTCGTCGTCATGGGGCTCCTGCCCGAGATCGCCGGCGAGCTGCTGCCCTCCGTCTACGCGAGCGATCCGGAAGCGGCGATCGCGCAGGCGGGGTGGCTCATCACCCTCTACGCCGCCGGTGTCGTCGTCGGCGCGCCGACGATCGCGGGAATCGTGGCGAAGTATCCCCGGCACCGGGTCATGGTCTTCCTCGCGCTCGCCCTGACCCTCGGCAACGCGCTGACGCTCATCCTGCCGACTTTCGAGCTCGTCGCGGCATCCCGGTTCCTCGCGGCGCTGCCGCACGGGGCCTACTTCGGCATCGGCGCCCTGGTCGCCGCCGACGTCCTGGGTCCGGGCAAGCGCGCGCAAGGTGTGGCGTTCGTGCTCACCGGTCTCACGATCGCCAACGTCGTGGGCGTTCCCCTCGGCACGTTCCTCGGTCAGCAGTTCGGATGGCGAGCGGCGTTCCTCGTCGTCGCGGCGATCTTCGCGCTCGCGACGGTGGCCATCGCCCTGACGGTCCCGCACCACGCGGGGGAACCGTCGCGAACCCTGCGCGCCGAACTGCGCGTCTTCGGCATCGGCCAGGTGTGGTTCGCCCTCGGGATCGGCGCCATCGGCTTCGGGGGATTCTTCGCGGTATACAGCTACGTCGCGACTCTCGTCACCGAGGCGGCCGGCTCGCCGCAGTGGGCGGTGCCGATCGTGCTCGTCGTGGCCGGGGTCGGCATGACGATCGGAAACCTCGTCGGCGGCAGGCTCGCCGATCGTGACCTGCGGCGCAGCCTCCTGGGCGGCCTGCTCGCCCTCGCCGTCGTCCAGGCGCTCCTCGCGCTCACGGCGGGCTGGATCGTGGCCGTAGGCCTCTTCGTCTTCCTCGTCGGGTTCTTCTCCTCGGCGCTGAGCCCGACCATCCAGACGCGGCTGATGGATGTCGCGGGCGACAACCAGTCGATCGCGGCGGCGCTGAACCACTCGGCCCTGAACATGGGCAACGCGCTCGGCGCGGCGCTCGGAGGCGCCGTCATCGCCGCGGGACTCGGATACGTGGCACCCGTGTGGGTGGGTGTCGTCCTGGCGCTCGCCGGGCTCGGAGTCGCGTGCGCGAGCTTCGTCGTCGAGGCCCGTGCCCGGCGCCGCACGTCGCCGCAGGTCGAGCGGTCCGGCACGCCCGCGCCTCCGTGCTGA
- a CDS encoding type II toxin-antitoxin system RelE/ParE family toxin — MQKKRPDLKKKLRLRIKALENSDTLGDLPSDDPGGAWHDLKGNRAGTWAGELSGNWRLVVEPTPNALNAVDITVVDIEDYH; from the coding sequence ATGCAGAAGAAGCGCCCCGATTTGAAAAAGAAGCTTCGGCTGCGGATCAAAGCGCTCGAGAACTCGGACACGCTCGGCGACCTGCCGAGCGACGACCCTGGAGGGGCTTGGCATGACCTCAAGGGGAATCGCGCCGGAACATGGGCTGGCGAACTCAGCGGGAACTGGCGACTAGTCGTCGAGCCCACACCCAATGCACTGAACGCTGTCGATATCACCGTCGTGGACATCGAGGACTACCACTGA